The Mucilaginibacter rubeus genomic interval AATATTGAGGAAAGGTCGGAGATAGAAGAACAGTTGCTCCTTTCAACCAGGGGGACATTAGATTTGCTTAATAATGTGCTTTCCTGGTCAAAGAACCAGATGGACGGGATCAAATTCACCAGAACGGTTGTTAATGTTTCCGCATTGCTTTCTTCGCATCTGCTTATTTTTCAACCAATAGCACAACGGAAAAAGATCACCTTTCAAATGGCGCTTGATCCGCTTTCTGAAATCGTTGCCAATGGCGATATGGTTCAACTGATTATCAGGAACCTGGTTAACAATGCCATTAAATTCACCGCTCCGGGCGGAACCATAACTGTTACTACCGCCTCCGAAAATGGCATATGCAGGATAGCTGTAAGCGATAGCGGAAACGGACAGCCGGTTCAATTATCGGATGATATCTTCAATTTAAATTCAGGATCTGTACCGGGAACAGGCAATGAGAAAGGCGCAGGCCTTGGTCTTGTGCTATGTAAACAGTTTACCGAAGCGCTTGAAGGAAAAATATGGTTTGAATGCCATCCTAAAAGTGGTACCACATTTTTTGTAGAGTTTCCTTTACACCAACGGGAAACCATTAAAACAGGGACGAGCGAAACGCTTACTGCAATTTAGAGCGGTCGGATAATCAGCGTGCAATTCTGCCCCAATCCCTTCCATTGTACACTAAGAGATGAAAGACTTCTTATCTATCACTTCCCGAAATAAAGATTAAAAACAGAGATTCGCTTACTATCGGGATATGATA includes:
- a CDS encoding sensor histidine kinase, yielding MNFFVGLPDIAFISAGTLLIVIVLYLASRIKAYTGIGIFIFCSTSLVLFTVNYFLNSGVDGPTDLFFVLVIVIMVAVVPVKRYWIAVTSNILILLVLHYLQYQHGGWVPFTYTRKLDRYVDLSSAYVTVVAVILFTFYVIRRNYEIEKQSAEEKTAEMKVLNDEKNKLLSIISHDLRAPLSNIQNYLELLSQINLNIEERSEIEEQLLLSTRGTLDLLNNVLSWSKNQMDGIKFTRTVVNVSALLSSHLLIFQPIAQRKKITFQMALDPLSEIVANGDMVQLIIRNLVNNAIKFTAPGGTITVTTASENGICRIAVSDSGNGQPVQLSDDIFNLNSGSVPGTGNEKGAGLGLVLCKQFTEALEGKIWFECHPKSGTTFFVEFPLHQRETIKTGTSETLTAI